In the Zingiber officinale cultivar Zhangliang chromosome 5A, Zo_v1.1, whole genome shotgun sequence genome, AGGTTTGATTATTAATGAGTTGaagaataatattatatatagagaaatttctcaaaaaaaaaatctacagcAATTAAATCTTCACACATCCTAATCTAAATATggttattgattttgaaaatcttcAAGTTGATCTAGACAACAACCAATAATATAGAGTTATGATGCTAATGACAAGGATCAAGTGTGAAGGGCGTATTTATTAAAGGGATCTTGCAACTTGTTTTTCATGACTTTCCACaaactaaaatagaaaatgtAAAAAAGAAGGTTTATTGCAAATTGGTTTCAAAAATACCCGAATTGATTGGAGTATATCATATCCAAATTAAAGATAGAGCATATTGCTTATATCGTCGTCTTTTTAGAATTCCAAGTAACCAAGGTGGGGGAATTCACTTGTTGGTGAAGGATTTAAAAATTAGAGAATGAAAAAGAAGTTTGATCAACATATTGGCAAGCATAATAGTCTTCACAGCATAACAAAATTGAAATGCAATGATCTAATAAAGCAGAATCAAAATCTTACTAGGAGtgtttctattttatttattggAAAGATAAATAAAGATAGAGctgaatatcaaattcagttaAATACAACAGTCGATCGTGTTCATTTTCTATTAAGACATATATTAACATTTCGAGATGATGATGAATCTAATTTATCAACAAATGGAGgcaattatttgaaacttttcaGTAGCATGTTGAACACAATGAATTTGTGCAGAAAGTTTCTATTGGTGTAGGAAGCACCATAATTGAATCTATGTTTTAATGTTATCAAAAgtttacactacaagaaaattgggattctacaacacttaaacgacaacgctttttataaaaaacgttgtctatttttttttaacaacgcttttagtgaaaagcgttgtctatttcattattttcttattaatcgacaatgcttttctaaaaaccgttgtctattagtgatttttacgggtcaaagacaatgctttctaaaaagcgttgtctattagactgatttttagtgtctacgacaacgctttttaaaaagtgttgtctatgtttaaaatctcatctaaaccttgattaatacaaaccattggatctaaatcttgattaatacaaaccgttggatctaggtaaggagtagaaaacctaaacccttctcccaacttctatcttccgatcattttcaagtcccgaacccttctcccaagtaCTCCTCATCTCGCGCGGCCTTCTCCCACGTACTCCTCTCCGGCAAACTCCTCTCCAGCAAACTCCTCTCCGGCCTCCAGATCCGGGGCGTCGGCGGACTCCTACATCGGGAGCCTCATAAGCTTaacctccaagagcgagatcagATACGAGGGCATCCTCTACAGCATCAACACCGAGGAATCCAGCATAGGCTTGCGCAACGGTATAGTTTGCTTTATGCCCAATTTCTCGCGTCTTCACTTTTCTCCACTCCCCTTCGCGCTGTTCCTCGTCAAAGGGAACACTTTTTCGAGCTTTTTTGGCTGGATTTTGGGTTTCTTGTGTCCGAGGGATTTATTCTTTGAATTCCTTTCTCTTGCAGAGGTGTCTGGGCGATGATTGCTGTCTTTTTAGCCTATTCCTTGCTGCAAGCACCTTCAACGTAAGCTATGGCTTCCATTTTTGAGAGCTCAGAACTTATAACTTTATGATGTAGATGCATGTATCTCAGCATTATACAAGGTCATTCAAGAGCATTTGTTGCTTTGTATCTGGAATAATTTCCCCATCAAGAATTGCAATAATGCAGTTTTTCTATAAATTATGGGCATTGTCACTTGTTTGTACACTTTATTTTATTCAGGGTTTTTATAAGGCCACATCCTGCAATTTGGCGCTTAGTTCATGGAATGGCTATTGTGTACCTTGTTGCCCTAACATTTTTGCTTTTCCAGGGTTGTGTGTTTCTATCTTTTA is a window encoding:
- the LOC121979916 gene encoding uncharacterized protein LOC121979916, whose translation is MEYSSSRAAFSHVLLSGKLLSSKLLSGLQIRGVGGLLHREPHKLNLQERDQIRGHPLQHQHRGIQHRLAQRGVWAMIAVFLAYSLLQAPSTVFIRPHPAIWRLVHGMAIVYLVALTFLLFQVIVAIGSNRIKFEPRVIILIVCDAGYFISFNFS